The genomic stretch GTAGAATTGGGGCCGGGGATGAGGCTGGTTGCACCAACTAAATCAAGAAAATGTTCGTCGCTAATCCATTTCTTTTTGGCCACAACTTCATGTTGCATCAACGCAATGTGCGCAGCTGGCCCACCAAAAGCAAAGGCACCTAGTTTGAGAAAAAGGAAGAGAATGTCTTTCATGTCAAATCTTTCTTAAGGCTCTACTTAAAGGGAAAATGCGACTCAAACATTTAAGGTTAATCCAACTGGACAATGATCAGAACCCAATACATCGCAGTGAATGTCAGCAGCTTTAAGCCCAGTTTTTAAAGCAGCCGAAACGCAAAAATAATCAATTCTCCACCCAACATTTCGTTTTCTCGCAGCAGTTCTGTACGACCACCATGTGTAATGGTCTGGCTCATCCGGATGAAATTCACGAAAGGTATCCAAAAATCCCGCAGCAAAAAGTCTTTCCACACCTTCTCGCTCTTCGTCGGTAAAACCAGCGCTGTTGTGGTTTTGATCAGGCCGCGCCAAGTCAATTTCATTTCTTGCTACATTTAAATCACCGCAGAGAATGACGGGTTTTTTCTTTTGTAATGCATCAAGATATTCAACAAATACTTTATCCCATACTTGACGATAGCCAAGACGCTGAAGTTTATCTCCAGAATTTGGTGTATACACATTCACCAAAATAAAATCTTTGTACAAAGCGGTAATCACCCTGCCTTCTTCATCATGTTCAGGAAGATTCATCCCAAAGTGAACTTCGAGTGGTTTTTGCTTTGTCAGCAAAAGAGTGCCTGAATAGCCCGGACGTTTTCCCGAATTCCAATAGTGATGGTATTCTTCGTAATCGATATCCACTTGTTCTTTGTTGGCCTTAGTTTCTTGCAAACAAAGAATATCCGGCTGATGAGTATTCATAAAATCGTGGAAATTTTTGCGCAAAACGGCTCGAATTCCATTTACATTCCAAGAGATAAGCTTCATAAGCGCTGCTTATAGACAAACTCAAATTGAAGAGCAAGTCTTTGAAAGATTTTAAGAAAGAGGAGCAAAATGATCCCTTTTTCCGGTTCACTTATTGATGCCGCTTCCATCATCGTTGGAACCCTCATCGGCCTCACCCTTGGCAAAATTATCACCGATCGCTTCCGAGAAATTTTATACCACGCTCTTGGCCTTTCGGTTTTTTTCATCGGCATTACCATTGCTCTTAAAGGGCAAAACTCAATTGTACTCTTGGGAAGCATGTGTCTTGGCGGCATTAGCGGAGAGTTGATTTCTATTGATCAAAAAATTAATCGCCTAGAACTAAAACTTTCAGAACGCTTTTCAAACTTTAAATCAAATATTGGAAACGCTTTCATCACCTCAACCCTTGTCTTTTGCGTTGGCTCCATGGCGATTCTGGGATCAATTGAAGAGGGCTTAAAAAATGAACCCACTATCTTGCTGGCAAAATCTTTTTTAGACGGAATTTCGGCAATTATTTTTGCAAGTTCGATGGGAATTGGCGTACTTTTTTCAAGCGTTGTGGTTTTGCTGTATCAAGGTTCAATCACGCTTTTTTCTTCCTGGTTTGGAAGCATCTTGGGAGAAACTGTTATCAACAACATTAGCGCGGTGGGAGGAGTAATTATTGTGGCTATCTCGCTGAACATTTTAGGCATCACGCGCATCCGCGTTCCCAATCTTCTGCCAGCAATTGTTTATGCTTTTGTTCTTTCACTTTTTTAGGGCGTTAAGCTTGTCATCCTCGCGAACGCGGGAATCCAGTAATTCAAACTCTTTGCTGTCATCCTGAGTGGAACGAAGGATCTCCTCAGTCAATTGTCAGAGGAGATTGCCACAGTCGCTACGCTCCTTCGCAATGACAGAGAATTGCTGGATTCCCGCCTTCGCGGGAATGACAAAATGCAAAAATGGTAGTGCACCAACTGCTCACACGTTCTAAAGTTTACACTTCGTACAAAGCACCAAACTTTTCTTTGAGGTAACTGGTAAAAAACTTTGCGCTGAGAGGTTCACCGGAAATATTTTCTACTAAGTCCGCTGCAAAATACTGCCGGCCACGGCGATGAACATTTTTTCGAAGCCAGGAAAGCAAGGTGGAGAGGGTTTCTGCTGTGATG from Deltaproteobacteria bacterium CG11_big_fil_rev_8_21_14_0_20_42_23 encodes the following:
- the xth gene encoding exodeoxyribonuclease III codes for the protein MKLISWNVNGIRAVLRKNFHDFMNTHQPDILCLQETKANKEQVDIDYEEYHHYWNSGKRPGYSGTLLLTKQKPLEVHFGMNLPEHDEEGRVITALYKDFILVNVYTPNSGDKLQRLGYRQVWDKVFVEYLDALQKKKPVILCGDLNVARNEIDLARPDQNHNSAGFTDEEREGVERLFAAGFLDTFREFHPDEPDHYTWWSYRTAARKRNVGWRIDYFCVSAALKTGLKAADIHCDVLGSDHCPVGLTLNV